The Candidatus Kaelpia aquatica genome window below encodes:
- a CDS encoding cofactor-independent phosphoglycerate mutase yields the protein MKYALLIADGMNDRPVKELDGATPLEVAHTPNIDNMAQRGALIGVVRNVPRGFKPGSDIAIMSMLGYDPKSYYTGRGPLEAANLGLKLTDNQVVFRSNFVTVAEGKMIDYSSSHISNRETEVLIEGLNKKFGSKKFKFYTGISYRNLLISEGIGDEVKTIPPHDIIGEEIAKFLPSGLDSELIRDMMLESQDFLASHDVNRVRLDLGENPANMIWLWGQGRRPSFPSFEKKYGVNGFVISAVDLVNGMARSMGLEVVKVPGATGYYDTNYAGKGEYAIENLKRYDFCCVHLEATDEAGHNGDLREKIKAIESFDRHIVGPIYNYLKKGGDYRILISSDHATPVDLRTHTEEPVAFICYGKGIKSGIKLKSFNEKNSKATLIEYIGSKLIGEVLFK from the coding sequence ATGAAATACGCACTTCTTATTGCTGATGGGATGAATGATAGGCCTGTAAAAGAGCTTGATGGAGCTACGCCTTTAGAGGTTGCACATACGCCCAATATTGATAATATGGCCCAGAGAGGGGCTTTAATCGGTGTGGTTAGAAATGTTCCGCGTGGTTTTAAACCTGGCAGTGATATAGCAATAATGTCTATGCTTGGATATGATCCTAAATCATACTATACGGGCCGCGGTCCGCTTGAGGCTGCAAATCTAGGGTTGAAACTCACTGATAATCAAGTTGTTTTTAGATCTAACTTTGTAACGGTTGCAGAAGGGAAGATGATTGATTATTCTTCTTCTCACATAAGCAACAGAGAGACAGAAGTTTTGATAGAAGGTTTAAATAAGAAATTCGGTAGTAAAAAATTCAAGTTTTATACCGGTATAAGCTATAGAAATCTTTTAATCTCTGAAGGCATAGGTGATGAGGTTAAGACGATACCTCCTCACGATATAATTGGAGAGGAGATTGCTAAATTTTTACCTAGCGGATTAGACTCGGAGCTTATAAGAGATATGATGCTGGAGTCTCAGGATTTTTTAGCTTCTCACGATGTTAATAGAGTTCGCCTGGATTTGGGCGAGAATCCTGCAAATATGATATGGTTATGGGGTCAGGGCAGGCGCCCTAGTTTTCCGAGCTTTGAGAAAAAATATGGAGTAAATGGTTTTGTTATTTCTGCGGTTGATCTGGTAAATGGCATGGCAAGATCGATGGGCCTAGAGGTTGTAAAGGTTCCTGGTGCGACAGGGTATTATGATACAAATTATGCGGGCAAGGGAGAGTATGCAATAGAGAATCTCAAGAGATATGATTTTTGCTGCGTTCACCTTGAAGCAACAGACGAGGCAGGTCATAACGGAGATTTAAGAGAGAAGATAAAGGCAATTGAGTCTTTTGACCGTCATATTGTTGGTCCGATATATAACTATCTTAAGAAGGGTGGAGATTACAGGATTTTGATATCTTCGGATCATGCTACTCCTGTTGATCTGCGCACTCATACTGAAGAACCAGTAGCTTTCATCTGTTACGGCAAGGGGATAAAGAGCGGTATTAAGTTAAAGTCTTTTAATGAGAAAAACTCCAAGGCAACACTTATTGAATATATAGGGTCTAAGTTAATAGGAGAGGTCCTGTTTAAATGA
- a CDS encoding TonB family protein, producing the protein MIRDNIIKRSFFISFMLHFAFLIPWRGIFSIKPNENRTLGAEPVVVSYEISNREKVEIQKVEVPKKDENTKAEDLERESSEDFKDDVVPEEEHEQASYLIEEDEVVSLSGKMDGREVPAVLIEYYSSIREEIKKKAFYYKPNKGRGAVTVLFGIDSKGLLKKLAIDDIRSTNQKTLRAAALDSVKHAAPFPPFPPELKNNIITFSITIEFALGSN; encoded by the coding sequence ATGATCAGAGATAATATTATCAAAAGGTCTTTCTTTATTTCGTTTATGCTTCATTTTGCGTTCCTAATTCCTTGGAGAGGTATATTTTCTATCAAGCCCAATGAGAATAGAACATTAGGGGCAGAGCCTGTGGTAGTCTCTTATGAGATATCCAATAGAGAGAAAGTTGAAATTCAAAAGGTTGAAGTTCCAAAAAAAGATGAAAATACTAAAGCTGAGGACTTAGAGCGGGAGTCTTCCGAAGACTTTAAAGATGATGTTGTCCCAGAGGAGGAGCATGAGCAAGCTTCTTATTTAATTGAAGAGGATGAAGTCGTAAGCCTTTCAGGGAAGATGGATGGCCGCGAGGTCCCGGCTGTTCTTATTGAATACTATAGTTCCATAAGAGAAGAGATTAAAAAGAAAGCCTTCTATTATAAGCCTAATAAGGGTAGAGGTGCTGTCACAGTGCTCTTTGGAATTGATTCAAAGGGTCTACTTAAAAAATTGGCCATTGATGATATTAGGTCAACTAACCAAAAGACCTTGAGAGCCGCTGCTTTAGATAGCGTAAAACATGCTGCTCCTTTTCCTCCTTTTCCTCCGGAGCTTAAGAATAATATTATAACCTTCAGCATAACTATAGAGTTTGCATTGGGAAGTAACTAA